One Tribolium castaneum strain GA2 chromosome 6, icTriCast1.1, whole genome shotgun sequence genomic window, GAttatattttgtacaaaatgaTTAGTTTAGTTGGTTTTGGGTTTAATCTAATTTGTAAACTTTGAGCAATGTATCTGTAGTTCGCTTTGTTTCTGGGAAAGTTGGTCATATTTATAATTACgatttatgttaattttagtataaactCTCCTCGCGTCGTTTacttaacaaatttttgttttaaaaaattcgagaGTTTACTACCGGCTAGGTCAATGAAGACTgcgtttaaaatttgaataattcaaTTTGGACTCTTGATTGTGATCCATATGTAGGACGTAATTTAGTTTCACAGGATGTTGAAACTTGGAACGAATGTTGAaatttactgtatttttttatactactgacatttaattacattacatGAAAATAAAGACGTTTCTTTTTTACGTGGTGAGGGTAAGTTTCGCGCCCTTATTCAAAAAGCAACCCTTACTCCCCAACCCTTCAATGACGGACAGAATGGCGAACATCGAGGTTTTGTAAATGTTTGATCGCGTTAGCAATATTACTCAATTACTTTCGATTTCTGACTGGAATTATGGTAAGTTCATTGTGCAAAAGTGGCCCGTTTGGAAGTATCGATTTTTCCGTACATTCATTAACTGATTTTCCAGACAATATAAAACCGGGCTTCACGATGAATTTCACGCCGTTCGGTGGCCACTTCCCCACAACCATTCCCACGATTCACCAATTCGCGGCGAAGTTTTCTCAGGAAAACAATTCCACGGCCCTGTGCCCAACTCAGGAGAACAACAGCAATAGATACACAGCCAATGGGGTGCCCTCGTTCACGCAACATCACCCCCCGACTCAGCAACAAATGATCAACACCACCAAATATCAACCTAATTATATGAACCAAACGATCTACCACCAAAACAACGTGCGTCAGGAGAAACGACAGGGTTACGAGCACCAGGAGCTGGCTCAGGAATTATGTGCCGCTATGCTAAACAATCCACAAGCAGACAAGCCAGATAAAGTAAGCCCCTAAACTCTGgtttccttattttttttcgaccaaatttgggacttaaatattatttcatatttaaaatacatatttagaattatattaaaattttttttacgtcGAATAATCGggatttgaataataaaattaccaGTTCATCTTCATCCAGAACAAACTGGAGAACCTCAGGAGAACGATCGTCAATATTCTTGCAACTTTTTAATTCTAAactctgtttttttaaatttttttgcgtctAAATTTGGGACTTACATAAGTATAATTACTAATTCAGCTATCTCCAGACTATTTAATAAtgcaatgaatttatttatgttcgTGCGGAACAAACAGGAGACTCAGCAAAACAAtcaccaatttttttcttgattttttgcgACGgaattcacaatttaaataataaaattaccaaTTCATCTCTAACTAGAACAAACTGCAGAGACTTAAAAGAGCCATCGTCAAtattcttgtaattttttagatataaactgttttttcttaatttttccgaTTTAcatatttctaaataaataaaattcccaACACCAATCGTATTCGTCCAAAACTTTTAGAAACTCgtcaattttttcttaattttttgcgttgaaaaattggaattttaataataaaattaccaaTTCATCTACTCTGTTTTTTTGCGTTCAAAAATCGGGACTTTAataattcaatgaatttatctTCGTTCGGAACAAACAGGAGACTCAGGAGAtcaattaccaatttttttttcataatttttttgcttcaaaattcgagacaaataaatgaaattaataattaatctttattcaaaaaaggaggggttttaaattataaaataattatcaatTTATCTTCGCCCAGGAAAAAAGGAGACTTTGGAGAACaatcgttaatttttttcttaatttttgtgtcgAAAAATCGGgacttaaataataaaattactaattCATCTCCGTCCAAAACAAACTGGAGAGACTCAGAAGAACAATCGTCAAtattcttgtaattttttagatataaactgttttttcttaatttttccgtCCAAATACGAGATTTaaatagataaataaataaaattcccaACACCAATCGTCTTCGTCCAAAACTTTTAGAAACACgtcaattttttcttaattttttgcgtcgaaaaattggaattttaataataaaattatggtagcgctcagctccgtttgcgtgtgcgtcatctgacatttctgtcactacgtttacatagcaggggcatagcggtgacaaactatcaaatactttttgaggttacgaagtgtttaaattatgagttgttacaaaaaatacagattcacaaaacaagaactaataaacgcagaatcaaaaacctaacgatacgcaaatcacaaaacacaataaacgaacggaaaatacttgcgattaacaccgataacactttcgacaaccatgcgacgacgtctataatttactgtcaatgtcagtttgacaaattcgtgacacttaacggtgttgtcgaagtgcacatgtaaattaatgttcaagggtaccacccttagataccccttagctgtttaaatttgcattgtttttgataatttttttacagctttgtgttggtaatgaaaaaatgaaattgatgacgcacacgcaaatcgagctgaccgccactataccAATTCATCTACGTCCAAAATAAAGTGGAGAGACTTGAGAGAACTATCGTCAATATTCTTgtgattttatcaaattaaactctgttttttatttttttgcgtccGAAAATTGGGACTTTAataattcaatgaatttatctTTGTTCGGAACAAACAGGAGACTCAGGAGATcaattaccaatttttaatatttttgcttaaaaattcgagacaaataaataaaattactaaaattaacctttatccaaaaaaaggtggggttttaaataataaaattactatCAATTCATCTTCATCCAGGAAAGAAGGAGACTTTGGAGAacaattgtaaattttgtttttaatttttgtgtcgAAAAATCAGGactcaaataataaaattactaaTGCATTTCTgttcaaaagttttttagaCCTAAACtctgttttttctaaattctttCGTCCAAAATTTTGGACTTCATAGTAAAATGAATTGATTTCCGTCCAGAACAAACAGGAGCCTCAGGAGAACAACCGCCAGCCGCACCAGCAGCTCCAACCAAACCAGCAACAACCGGCGACTTCGATGCCCTCAAGCTGGCAGTCGTTGGCGACTCCTGGCTCAACCGTGGCCGACTACCTGTCCCACCTGCCGGCCTCCACGCTGCCTTTAAGCCTCCACCACTTCCTCAAATACTCCGCCGAAACAATCAAGAAAGAAAGTGCCCAGCAACCGGACCCCAACCCCGCCATCCTGCCCCCGCAGCCGGCCGCCAACTTGCCCCCGGCCCCTGCCCAGCCCccaaagaagaaaaagaagaaaaagccCGAGAAGGAGAAAAAGCCGCGCCCCAAACCCGGCGAGATCCGGCTGACGACGGCCCTGGACGGCTCGACGCTCTACTGCTGCCCCGAGTGCCACATGGCGTACCCCGAGAAGGAGCTCCTGGAGCAGCACCTGGTGGGGCACACGCTGGAGCGCCGCTTCGTCTGCGACATCTGCGGCGCCGGCCTGAAGCGCAAGGACCACCTGACCCGGCACAAGCAGTCGCACAACCCGGAGCGGCCCTACGTCTGCACCGTGTGCCTGAAGGCCTTCAAGCGCAAGGAGCAGTTGACGCTGCACTTCGTCATCCACTCGGGGGAGAAGCGCCACATCTGCACCGAGTGCGGGAAGGGCTTCTACCGCAAGGACCACCTGCGGAAGCACACGCGCTCGCACATCGCGCGGAGAGTTAAGGCTGAGCTCTCGCAGCAAGGCAACTCGCAGGCGCTCCAGCTGCAGATGGCGGCGCCGGCGACGAGCAACTCGGTCAGTCAAGGTATACTCTCGTAATCATCTGCTTTCGGTTCGGAAAGTTTAAGATATCCAGGAATTTTGGCGTTTATTGGCTgtgaaaattaacaataaattaacggGAGGGTCGAGTCGTTGGAATCAAAATTTGAGCGGTTGTTGGGTATTTTAAACTTTGGTATATACAGAGTGGTACTAGTCATTCCATTGGTTCTTTTCTGTCAAAACACTACCTCATGTGCTTGTTTATTGTGATAAAATTGCGACTCTGTATATATGGCGTTgttttaccaaatttgctttaaaggaTAGTACAAAAAGAGATTGTTATTTGTTGTTTGGTtctgtgtttatttttgttcggAGCGGGtcttatattttataaaaatttgtttacgaTTTTGGACGAAAACGAGTATTATTTGCCAATGTAATGATAAGCAATTGAAAGTCTGCCATTTGTAAATTAGATTTTCAGGACGAGGCTTTATAAAATTTGCACTATTTAGGCGTAGGAGTTATTGTGATTTGCAAACATATTGATATTACGTTAAATTTGTATATTTCGGTACTACTAACTAAGGAACGATGagtataacaaaaaacatattttgtaAGGCAGAAAATTTATGAAGAGTGTTTATATTTAAGCATGTATGTATATGGAGAAATATTTGTATGGATTTAATAtctatttttaatagttttaataacCCAAATTTCCAAATTGTGTTTTCCGAAAGCAATAACAAAGCCACTCTCAGAGTATTCCACAATTTATTCCGGCGTTATCACGTAACCATACATTATGTATCTAGACTAGAATAACTGCGTTTTTGTGAATACAgttgtgttgtattttttcaagcaagaTACTCAgcagaaataaatattttagtatgtaacacaacaataaaaaatagtacaaatATGTATGCCATATAATCTTAAGCTAAGTCAAGTACATGTCTATACCGAAAAGgaaataagtttattagtGATTAGTTACAGAAAGAATTTACACTTTTCCAAATTCAACTTGGGACAATCTGGTTTCGTTCGTTTCGGCGTTTCAATCAATTAGTGTTCTGTTTGAAGTGTAAATACTTTTTTGTACTGCTTGTAGCCCAGAGCTTCCCATGTATTTGCTTTATTAtgtactgaaaataaaaacttaccATAAAACGATCTTTTTTTCCACACCTCGGGTATTACAGAAGTATGTTGAACATGTGGTATTAAGTAAtggttttgtaatttattttacttgtCTTGTTACAAAATGTAGCAAAAGAAAACGCCataaaggtaagtgcattttttttgttgctcAATTTCCACATGTATTGGTGGTTGTATACTAGAGGCGTAGAATTCTTGAGAA contains:
- the LOC659323 gene encoding zinc finger protein SNAI1, which codes for MFDRVSNITQLLSISDWNYDNIKPGFTMNFTPFGGHFPTTIPTIHQFAAKFSQENNSTALCPTQENNSNRYTANGVPSFTQHHPPTQQQMINTTKYQPNYMNQTIYHQNNVRQEKRQGYEHQELAQELCAAMLNNPQADKPDKNKQEPQENNRQPHQQLQPNQQQPATSMPSSWQSLATPGSTVADYLSHLPASTLPLSLHHFLKYSAETIKKESAQQPDPNPAILPPQPAANLPPAPAQPPKKKKKKKPEKEKKPRPKPGEIRLTTALDGSTLYCCPECHMAYPEKELLEQHLVGHTLERRFVCDICGAGLKRKDHLTRHKQSHNPERPYVCTVCLKAFKRKEQLTLHFVIHSGEKRHICTECGKGFYRKDHLRKHTRSHIARRVKAELSQQGNSQALQLQMAAPATSNSVSQGILS